A portion of the Polaribacter cellanae genome contains these proteins:
- the yaaA gene encoding peroxide stress protein YaaA gives MKIIISPAKSLDFENKVPTSLHTQPRFLDKSEKLNKKLKTLSKNKLADLMKISDDLASLNYERNQEWETPFTEKNAKQAIYAFTGAVFQGIDVNTIDEKKLPLLQKRLRILSGLYGLLKPLDLIMPYRLEMGTKLKVGRKENLYKFWDDTLAKSLNEELEEGELLINLASAEYFKALPKKVLKVPMITPVFKDFKNGQYKTIMTYAKMARGFMVRYIIENNVKTLEELKGFNVEGYGFSEEMSSENELVFTR, from the coding sequence ATGAAAATAATTATATCTCCAGCAAAATCTTTAGATTTCGAAAATAAAGTACCAACAAGTTTACATACACAGCCTCGTTTTTTAGATAAATCTGAAAAATTGAATAAAAAATTAAAAACGCTTTCAAAAAATAAATTAGCAGATTTAATGAAAATTTCCGATGATTTGGCTTCCTTAAATTATGAAAGAAACCAAGAATGGGAAACCCCTTTTACAGAAAAGAATGCGAAACAAGCTATTTATGCTTTTACTGGAGCCGTTTTTCAAGGAATTGATGTAAATACTATTGACGAAAAAAAATTACCACTTTTACAAAAACGCTTGCGAATTTTATCTGGTTTGTATGGTTTGTTAAAGCCTTTAGATTTAATTATGCCTTACAGATTAGAAATGGGCACAAAACTTAAAGTTGGTAGAAAAGAAAACTTATATAAATTTTGGGATGATACTTTGGCTAAATCTTTAAATGAAGAATTGGAAGAAGGCGAATTATTAATCAATTTAGCAAGTGCAGAATATTTTAAAGCCTTACCCAAAAAGGTATTAAAAGTGCCAATGATTACACCTGTTTTTAAAGACTTTAAAAACGGACAATACAAAACTATAATGACGTATGCTAAAATGGCTCGTGGATTTATGGTACGTTATATTATAGAAAATAACGTAAAAACATTAGAAGAATTAAAAGGTTTTAATGTTGAAGGATATGGTTTTTCTGAGGAAATGTCATCAGAAAATGAATTGGTTTTTACGAGGTAG
- a CDS encoding PIN domain-containing protein, with translation MQYLLDTNICIFFLRGKLNLDEIIKNKGVENCFISELTVFELKFGAENSENRKKSHQAVSKFVSGLSIIPIFGVVEKYAEEKVKLRKKGTPMHDEFDLIIGLTAIVNDLTLVTDNVKDFKYLNDLKIDNWFQRE, from the coding sequence ATGCAGTATTTGTTAGACACTAATATCTGTATATTTTTTCTTCGTGGTAAATTGAATCTTGACGAAATAATTAAAAATAAAGGTGTAGAAAATTGTTTTATATCAGAATTAACTGTTTTTGAATTAAAATTTGGTGCAGAAAATAGTGAGAATCGAAAGAAATCTCATCAAGCTGTCTCAAAATTTGTTAGTGGATTATCAATTATTCCAATTTTTGGAGTCGTTGAAAAATATGCTGAAGAAAAAGTTAAATTGAGAAAAAAAGGCACACCAATGCATGATGAATTTGATTTGATAATTGGATTAACAGCAATTGTAAATGACTTGACATTAGTGACTGATAATGTAAAAGATTTCAAATATTTAAATGATCTCAAAATTGATAATTGGTTTCAACGAGAATAA
- a CDS encoding L-serine ammonia-lyase — protein MSQFISIFDMLKIGVGPSSSHTLGPWRAAEAWVQKIKENKKFDLIDKIKVDLYGSLSLTGKGHATDLAILLGLSEADPEYVPIEDVFIIVDRINTQKEILFKGGKTVVFPENSIRFNRDFLPFHSNGMTFRGFSKGEEISTQTYFSIGGGFIVQENDNLESAIEINKKNFPFPVNKATQLEEYCEKNNLMISDIVFKNELELRDAKEIDFELNRIWETMLECMYIGCHTEGKLPGGLNVKRRAYDTHLKLIKDTTYTNPKEWITSIRSTEVKFREILKWVSCFALSVNEVNASLGRVVTAPTNGSAGVIPAVLMYYLVIENHDADFEHVKKFLLTAGEIGSIFKKNATISAAMGGCQAEIGVSSAMAAAALTELLGGTAAQCLVAAEIAMEHHLGLTCDPIGGLVQIPCIERNAMGAIKAINAAEMALETDPKDVKVPLDKVIDTMWETAKDMNKNYKETSEGGLAVTVRMVDC, from the coding sequence ATGTCGCAATTTATTAGTATTTTTGATATGTTAAAGATTGGTGTAGGTCCATCAAGCTCACATACATTAGGTCCTTGGAGAGCTGCAGAAGCTTGGGTTCAAAAAATTAAAGAAAACAAAAAGTTCGATTTAATTGATAAAATAAAAGTCGATTTATATGGTTCTTTATCTTTAACAGGAAAAGGACATGCCACAGATTTGGCAATTCTTTTAGGACTGAGTGAGGCAGACCCAGAATATGTGCCTATTGAAGATGTTTTTATAATTGTTGATAGAATAAATACACAAAAAGAAATTCTTTTTAAAGGAGGAAAAACGGTAGTTTTTCCTGAAAATTCCATTCGTTTCAATCGAGATTTTTTACCTTTTCATTCCAATGGAATGACGTTTAGAGGTTTTTCTAAGGGAGAAGAAATATCTACACAAACCTATTTTTCTATTGGTGGAGGATTTATCGTTCAAGAAAACGATAATTTAGAGTCAGCAATAGAAATTAATAAAAAGAACTTTCCTTTTCCAGTAAATAAAGCGACTCAGTTAGAAGAATATTGCGAAAAAAATAACTTAATGATTTCTGATATTGTTTTTAAAAACGAATTAGAATTAAGAGACGCAAAAGAAATCGATTTTGAGCTCAACAGAATCTGGGAAACCATGTTAGAATGTATGTACATTGGTTGCCATACAGAAGGAAAACTGCCTGGAGGTTTAAATGTAAAAAGACGTGCTTACGATACACATTTGAAACTAATAAAAGATACAACTTATACCAATCCAAAAGAATGGATTACTTCCATAAGAAGTACAGAAGTAAAATTCCGTGAAATTTTAAAATGGGTAAGTTGTTTTGCACTTTCTGTAAATGAAGTAAACGCTTCTTTAGGAAGAGTAGTAACTGCACCAACAAATGGAAGTGCAGGCGTAATTCCTGCTGTTTTAATGTATTATTTGGTAATAGAAAATCACGACGCAGATTTCGAACACGTTAAAAAATTCTTATTAACAGCTGGCGAAATTGGCAGCATTTTTAAGAAAAATGCCACAATTTCTGCAGCAATGGGTGGTTGCCAAGCAGAAATTGGTGTTTCTTCTGCAATGGCTGCAGCTGCTTTAACAGAATTATTAGGTGGTACAGCTGCACAATGTTTGGTTGCCGCAGAAATTGCAATGGAGCATCATTTAGGGCTGACTTGCGATCCAATTGGAGGTTTGGTACAAATACCTTGTATCGAAAGAAATGCAATGGGCGCAATTAAAGCAATTAATGCAGCAGAAATGGCTTTAGAAACCGACCCAAAAGACGTAAAAGTTCCTTTAGATAAAGTAATTGATACGATGTGGGAAACCGCAAAAGACATGAATAAAAACTACAAAGAAACTTCGGAAGGTGGTTTGGCAGTGACTGTTAGAATGGTGGATTGTTGA
- a CDS encoding DUF2853 family protein translates to MSKFDEKVALYKKFMDDRNLRSNTELLAAVTKGLGPSIYKADAETVSGSDAKELATVKNNFLIKKLGLADSKELDEGIEEVMERIGKSERKKYRAVVYYMLVKKFDKESVYGM, encoded by the coding sequence ATGAGTAAATTCGACGAAAAAGTAGCACTGTACAAGAAATTTATGGACGATAGAAACTTACGTTCTAATACAGAATTATTAGCTGCTGTAACAAAAGGTCTTGGACCATCTATTTATAAAGCAGATGCAGAAACTGTTTCTGGTTCTGATGCAAAAGAATTGGCAACTGTAAAAAATAACTTTTTAATTAAAAAGTTAGGTTTAGCAGATAGTAAGGAGTTAGATGAAGGTATTGAGGAAGTAATGGAGAGAATTGGAAAATCTGAAAGAAAAAAGTACAGAGCAGTAGTTTACTATATGTTAGTTAAAAAGTTTGATAAAGAGTCGGTTTACGGAATGTAG
- the dnaK gene encoding molecular chaperone DnaK, with the protein MSKIIGIDLGTTNSCVSVMEGNEPVVIPNSEGKRTTPSIVAFVEGGERKIGDPAKRQAVTNPTKTVSSIKRFMGNKFSESSKEAKRVPYKVVKGDNDTPRVDIDGRLYTPQEISAMVLQKMKKTAEDYLGSDVAEAVITVPAYFNDAQRQATKEAGEIAGLNVRRIINEPTAAALAYGLDKSNDDKKIVVFDFGGGTHDVSILELGDGVFEVLATDGDTHLGGDDVDEKIINWLADEFKADENMDLREDPMALQRLKEAAEKAKIELSSSTSTEINLPYVTATSSGPKHLVRTLSRSKFEQLIDDLVKRTIEPCETALKNADLSKSDIDEIVLVGGSTRIPAVQEAVEKFFGKAPSKGVNPDEVVALGAAIQGGVLSGDVKDVLLLDVTPLSLGIETMGNVFTKLIDANTTIPTKKSQVFSTAVDNQPSVDIHVLQGERAMAADNKTIGRFQLTDIPPAQRGVPQIEVTFDIDANGIIKVSAVDKATGKSQDIRIEASSGLSEEEIEKMKRDAEANADADKTAKETAEKVNGADSMIFQTEKQLKEFGDKLSADKKEPIEAALVELKAAHESKDLAQIDAAMEKINEAWKVASEEMYAAQGGAEGANAGAQQQGEPEAGNADSGDNVEDVDFEEVK; encoded by the coding sequence ATGAGTAAAATAATTGGAATCGATTTAGGTACAACAAACTCTTGTGTTTCTGTAATGGAAGGAAATGAGCCAGTTGTTATACCTAACTCAGAAGGAAAAAGAACGACACCATCTATTGTTGCCTTTGTTGAAGGTGGAGAACGTAAAATTGGTGATCCTGCAAAAAGACAAGCAGTTACAAACCCTACAAAAACAGTTTCTTCTATAAAACGTTTTATGGGAAATAAATTTTCTGAATCTTCAAAAGAGGCAAAAAGAGTGCCTTATAAAGTAGTTAAAGGAGATAATGATACACCAAGAGTAGATATTGATGGTCGTTTATATACACCACAAGAAATCTCTGCAATGGTATTGCAAAAAATGAAAAAAACAGCGGAAGACTATTTAGGCTCTGATGTTGCTGAAGCTGTAATTACAGTTCCTGCATATTTTAACGATGCACAAAGACAAGCTACAAAAGAAGCTGGTGAAATTGCAGGCTTAAATGTAAGAAGAATTATAAACGAACCTACTGCTGCTGCATTAGCTTATGGATTAGACAAATCTAACGACGATAAAAAAATTGTTGTTTTTGATTTTGGTGGAGGAACACATGATGTTTCTATCTTAGAATTAGGAGATGGCGTTTTTGAAGTATTAGCTACAGATGGAGATACGCATTTAGGTGGAGATGATGTTGATGAGAAAATTATCAATTGGTTAGCAGATGAGTTTAAAGCCGACGAAAATATGGATTTAAGAGAAGATCCTATGGCTTTACAACGTTTAAAAGAAGCTGCTGAAAAAGCAAAAATAGAATTATCTTCTTCGACTTCAACAGAAATTAATCTACCTTATGTTACTGCAACTTCTAGCGGACCAAAGCACTTGGTAAGAACTTTGTCTAGATCTAAATTCGAACAATTAATAGACGATTTAGTAAAAAGAACAATAGAACCTTGCGAAACTGCTTTAAAAAATGCAGATTTATCTAAATCAGATATCGATGAAATTGTATTAGTTGGTGGTTCTACAAGAATACCTGCTGTACAAGAAGCTGTAGAAAAATTCTTTGGAAAAGCACCAAGTAAAGGTGTAAACCCAGATGAAGTTGTTGCTTTAGGAGCTGCAATACAAGGTGGCGTTTTATCTGGAGACGTTAAAGATGTATTGTTATTAGACGTTACTCCTTTATCTTTAGGTATCGAAACAATGGGAAATGTTTTCACAAAATTAATTGATGCAAACACAACCATTCCTACAAAAAAATCGCAAGTATTCTCTACAGCAGTAGACAACCAACCTTCAGTAGACATTCATGTTTTACAAGGTGAAAGAGCAATGGCTGCAGACAATAAAACAATTGGGCGTTTTCAGTTAACAGATATTCCTCCAGCACAAAGAGGTGTACCACAAATTGAAGTAACTTTTGATATAGATGCCAATGGTATTATAAAAGTATCTGCAGTAGATAAAGCTACAGGAAAATCGCAAGACATTCGTATCGAAGCTTCTTCTGGATTGTCTGAAGAAGAAATCGAAAAAATGAAACGTGATGCAGAAGCAAATGCAGATGCAGATAAAACCGCTAAAGAAACTGCAGAAAAAGTAAATGGAGCAGATTCTATGATTTTTCAAACAGAAAAGCAATTAAAAGAATTTGGAGACAAATTATCTGCAGATAAAAAAGAGCCAATCGAAGCTGCTTTAGTAGAATTAAAAGCTGCACACGAATCTAAAGATTTAGCACAAATCGATGCTGCAATGGAAAAAATTAACGAAGCTTGGAAAGTTGCCTCTGAAGAAATGTATGCTGCACAAGGTGGTGCTGAAGGCGCAAATGCAGGGGCACAACAACAAGGTGAACCAGAAGCTGGAAATGCAGATAGTGGAGACAATGTTGAAGATGTAGATTTTGAAGAAGTAAAGTAA
- a CDS encoding NAD(P)/FAD-dependent oxidoreductase, with protein sequence MNIPQTSFPRVVIIGGGFAGLAAAKGLEKQELQVVLIDKHNYHTFQPLLYQVATGGLEPDSIAFPLRKRFNDVANFYFRLAEVTKINPEKNTIETSIGELDYDELIIATGSTTNFFGNTNIKKYAMEMKSVPQALNIRSLVLENFEEALLTSNIEERNALMNFVIVGGGPTGVELAGALAEMKKGILPKDYPDLDIRQMQINLIQSSGEILKGMSAKASEKAEDFLIDLGVNVWKNLRVLDYDGKIVTTNGLDHFKAETVIWAAGVKGQTIDGLQAECVIERAARIKVDAYNKVLNYENMYAVGDVACMSSEKNPYGHPMMAQPAMQQGKLVAKNVLAKLFNKKQKPFVYKDKGAMATIGRNKAVVDLKKWKFQGVFAWFVWMFVHLFSLIGFRNKAIVFLNWVYNYIRFDRETRLIIRPYKKKNKYSFKEHYE encoded by the coding sequence ATGAACATTCCACAAACAAGTTTTCCAAGAGTTGTAATTATTGGTGGAGGTTTTGCTGGTTTGGCTGCCGCAAAAGGCTTAGAAAAACAAGAATTGCAGGTTGTTTTAATAGACAAGCACAACTATCATACCTTTCAACCTTTATTATACCAAGTGGCAACTGGTGGTTTAGAACCAGATTCTATTGCTTTTCCCTTAAGAAAACGTTTTAATGATGTAGCTAATTTTTATTTTCGATTGGCAGAAGTCACTAAAATAAATCCAGAAAAAAACACAATTGAAACCTCCATAGGAGAATTAGATTATGATGAATTAATAATTGCAACAGGCTCAACAACCAACTTTTTTGGGAACACTAATATTAAAAAATATGCAATGGAAATGAAATCTGTTCCGCAGGCATTAAATATTAGAAGTTTAGTTTTAGAAAACTTTGAAGAAGCGCTTTTAACTTCAAACATAGAAGAAAGAAATGCTCTAATGAATTTTGTAATTGTTGGCGGTGGTCCCACAGGAGTGGAATTGGCTGGTGCTTTGGCAGAAATGAAAAAAGGAATTTTACCAAAAGATTATCCAGATTTAGACATTCGTCAAATGCAAATAAATTTGATACAAAGTTCTGGCGAAATCTTAAAAGGAATGAGTGCAAAAGCTTCTGAAAAAGCAGAAGATTTCCTAATTGATTTAGGTGTAAATGTTTGGAAAAATTTACGTGTTTTAGATTACGATGGAAAAATAGTTACCACAAACGGATTAGACCATTTTAAAGCCGAAACCGTTATTTGGGCTGCAGGTGTTAAAGGACAAACAATCGATGGTTTACAAGCAGAATGTGTAATAGAAAGAGCCGCAAGAATAAAAGTGGATGCATATAACAAAGTTTTAAACTACGAAAATATGTATGCAGTTGGCGATGTTGCTTGCATGTCTTCAGAAAAAAATCCTTACGGACATCCAATGATGGCACAACCTGCCATGCAACAAGGAAAATTAGTTGCTAAAAATGTTTTAGCAAAATTATTCAACAAAAAACAAAAACCATTTGTTTATAAAGATAAAGGTGCCATGGCTACAATTGGAAGAAATAAAGCAGTTGTAGATTTAAAAAAATGGAAATTTCAAGGAGTTTTTGCTTGGTTTGTGTGGATGTTTGTACACCTTTTTTCTTTAATCGGTTTTAGAAATAAAGCCATTGTGTTTTTAAATTGGGTGTATAATTATATTCGTTTTGATAGAGAAACTCGTTTAATTATTCGTCCTTATAAAAAGAAAAATAAATATTCTTTTAAAGAGCATTATGAGTGA
- a CDS encoding AraC family transcriptional regulator, which yields MKTTKIAKENIARLNVAIQFIEENLDTKLTLAIIAEKAHFSPFHFHRLFSLVVEETPNNFIIRKRIESAASSLLHQKEKTITAIAEAVGFGNLSSFSKAFKKFYGISPNQFKEKSPNKFSKICKTESKNGQVKVTFEQYICNVNNAINWLQMNAKTEIKKTPKLDLAFISHKGKMEAIGSVYNKLVKWATPKGLINEQTRMLTIYHDSPKITEPNNLRISACIVLNNPVKIDGEVSLKVLVPTKCIVSRFEITPFQFQQAWESSFAWMIEKGYKKSGTSPFEIYYNNAAEHPENKFIVDLCIPIL from the coding sequence TTGAAAACCACTAAAATTGCGAAAGAAAATATTGCTCGATTAAATGTTGCCATTCAATTTATTGAAGAAAATTTAGATACCAAACTTACTTTAGCTATTATTGCTGAAAAAGCCCATTTTTCTCCTTTTCATTTTCATCGTCTGTTTTCTTTGGTTGTTGAAGAAACTCCGAATAATTTTATCATTAGAAAGAGAATTGAAAGTGCAGCTTCATCTTTATTGCATCAAAAAGAAAAAACAATTACAGCAATTGCAGAAGCTGTTGGTTTTGGTAACTTATCCTCATTTTCAAAAGCTTTTAAGAAATTTTATGGTATTTCTCCCAACCAATTTAAGGAAAAAAGTCCTAATAAATTTAGCAAGATTTGCAAAACCGAAAGCAAAAACGGACAAGTAAAAGTTACTTTCGAACAATACATTTGTAATGTAAATAACGCTATTAATTGGTTACAAATGAATGCAAAAACAGAGATTAAAAAAACTCCAAAGTTAGATTTGGCTTTTATTTCTCATAAAGGAAAAATGGAAGCAATTGGTAGCGTTTATAATAAATTAGTAAAGTGGGCAACTCCAAAAGGTTTGATAAATGAGCAAACACGAATGCTTACCATTTATCACGACAGCCCTAAAATTACAGAACCAAATAACTTAAGAATAAGTGCTTGTATTGTTTTAAACAATCCTGTTAAAATTGATGGAGAAGTAAGTTTAAAAGTTTTAGTGCCTACAAAATGTATTGTTTCTCGTTTCGAAATTACACCTTTTCAGTTTCAACAAGCTTGGGAATCTTCCTTTGCTTGGATGATAGAAAAAGGCTATAAAAAATCGGGAACTTCTCCTTTTGAAATTTATTACAACAATGCTGCAGAACATCCCGAAAACAAGTTTATTGTAGATTTATGCATTCCTATTTTATAA
- a CDS encoding GyrI-like domain-containing protein, with protein sequence MMKHEWRKKEKDVYIPKAKPEIIKVPEYNFFTISGKGDPNNPHFANYITPLYALSYAVKMGLKKNPVLDSYYDYTVYPLEGVWDISDEAKKNFNPNLPINKDDLVFTLMIRQPNFVTEEYALDVIEKVKIKKPDLLINKVKFEKIEEGSCIQMLHIGSYDNEATTFKIMGEFAKKQGLERESKLHREIYLSDFRKVATEKLKTALRFKTK encoded by the coding sequence ATGATGAAACACGAATGGAGAAAAAAGGAAAAAGATGTATATATTCCTAAAGCAAAGCCAGAAATAATTAAAGTTCCTGAGTATAATTTCTTTACCATTTCTGGAAAAGGAGATCCAAATAATCCTCATTTTGCTAATTATATTACTCCTTTATACGCACTTTCATATGCTGTAAAAATGGGTTTAAAAAAGAATCCTGTTTTAGATAGTTATTACGATTATACAGTGTATCCTTTGGAAGGTGTTTGGGATATTTCTGATGAAGCAAAGAAAAACTTCAACCCAAATTTACCTATAAACAAAGACGATTTAGTTTTCACGTTAATGATTCGTCAACCAAATTTTGTAACAGAAGAATATGCTTTAGATGTTATCGAAAAAGTAAAAATTAAAAAACCAGATTTATTAATTAACAAAGTAAAATTTGAAAAAATAGAAGAAGGTTCTTGCATACAAATGTTACACATTGGGTCTTATGACAATGAAGCTACTACTTTTAAAATTATGGGAGAATTTGCTAAAAAACAAGGTTTAGAAAGAGAATCTAAACTTCATAGAGAAATTTATTTATCTGATTTTAGGAAAGTTGCAACAGAAAAACTAAAAACGGCTTTACGTTTTAAAACAAAATAA
- a CDS encoding TonB-dependent receptor, which yields MKRILFLLITLCQFSLIAQTTVSGKVTDSKNNPILGANVYLDGTYDGTSTNEKGEFSFKTEETGTQTLVISFISFETYTKTADVKTLNKLKVKLRDDVNSLEAVVINAGTFEAGDKGKVTVLKPLDIVTTASALGDFVGALQTLPGTSAVAEDGRLFVRGGEAEETQIFIDGARVFTPFTPTTNNIPTRGRYSPFLFKGITFSTGGYSAEYGQALSSILALKTIDEPDQEKTDISLMTVGLGVGNTQKWNKSSFSINTSYINLAPYNAIFKDRNTWKKPYQSLSGEMVFRQKFKDDSLLKLYSAYSYSDFDVVQDDINFDNGLRFGLQNRNLYFNASYKNKFGNNWKYETALSYTNDNTNVKFMEDKINSNDNSYHFKAKLRKRFSSRFRLNFGAEYFITNFDESYTPKNSNKFDYGFDNNIFASFVETDIFFSKNLAAKIGVRAENSELLNEFTISPRTSISYKSGKNSQFSLAYGQFYQNPNNEYLKFTQNLKAQNTSHLIANYQSVKQGQIFRIEAYYKNYNSLVKFDNNSTNFNDNQPNFNSTFNNNGSGFAKGIDIFWRQNGKIKNTDYWISYSYLDTERDYRNYPNAARPNFASKHNLSVVAKHFITDWKSQVGLSYQFASGRNYTNPNESGFLNNQTKNFNNLSFNWTYLIDQQKFLYFSVNNVLGTKNVFGYNYKNTPDINGNFERQARIPNADSFFFVGFFWTISDDNKSNQLDNL from the coding sequence ATGAAACGTATTCTATTTTTATTAATTACACTTTGCCAATTTTCTTTAATTGCACAAACCACAGTTTCAGGAAAAGTTACCGATTCTAAAAACAATCCTATTTTAGGAGCAAATGTGTATTTAGATGGAACGTACGATGGAACCTCTACAAACGAAAAAGGAGAATTCTCTTTTAAAACCGAAGAAACAGGCACTCAAACGTTGGTAATTTCTTTTATTTCTTTCGAAACTTATACAAAAACTGCTGATGTAAAAACATTAAATAAATTAAAAGTAAAATTAAGAGACGATGTAAATTCGTTAGAAGCAGTTGTTATAAATGCAGGAACTTTTGAGGCTGGAGATAAAGGTAAAGTAACTGTTTTAAAACCTTTAGACATTGTAACCACAGCAAGTGCTTTGGGCGATTTTGTAGGCGCATTGCAAACCTTGCCAGGAACCTCTGCTGTTGCAGAAGATGGACGTTTATTTGTAAGAGGTGGAGAAGCAGAAGAAACTCAAATTTTTATAGACGGAGCAAGAGTTTTTACGCCATTTACACCAACAACAAACAACATTCCAACAAGAGGAAGATATTCGCCATTTTTATTTAAAGGAATTACGTTTTCTACAGGTGGGTATTCTGCAGAATATGGACAAGCATTATCCAGTATTTTAGCTTTAAAAACTATAGATGAGCCAGACCAAGAAAAAACAGACATCTCTTTAATGACAGTTGGTTTAGGAGTTGGAAACACACAAAAATGGAATAAAAGTTCGTTTAGTATTAATACTTCTTACATCAATTTAGCGCCTTATAATGCCATTTTTAAAGATAGAAATACTTGGAAAAAACCTTACCAATCTTTAAGTGGAGAAATGGTTTTTAGACAAAAATTCAAAGACGATTCTCTGTTAAAATTATACAGTGCTTACAGTTATTCCGATTTTGATGTTGTGCAAGATGATATCAATTTTGATAATGGTTTGCGTTTCGGATTACAAAACAGGAATCTTTATTTTAATGCTTCTTACAAAAATAAATTTGGCAATAATTGGAAATATGAAACCGCTTTAAGTTACACAAACGATAATACGAATGTTAAGTTTATGGAAGACAAAATAAATAGCAACGATAATTCCTATCACTTTAAAGCAAAATTAAGAAAGCGCTTTTCAAGTAGATTTCGTTTAAATTTTGGCGCAGAATATTTTATAACAAATTTCGACGAAAGTTACACTCCAAAAAATAGCAATAAATTCGATTATGGTTTCGATAATAATATTTTTGCTTCTTTTGTAGAAACCGATATTTTCTTCTCGAAAAATTTGGCTGCAAAAATTGGAGTAAGAGCAGAAAACTCTGAATTATTAAACGAATTTACAATTTCCCCAAGAACTTCTATTTCTTATAAATCAGGTAAAAACTCACAGTTTTCTTTGGCTTATGGGCAATTTTATCAAAATCCGAATAACGAATATTTAAAGTTTACACAAAATTTAAAAGCGCAAAATACATCGCATTTAATTGCCAATTATCAATCTGTAAAACAGGGACAAATTTTTAGAATCGAGGCCTATTACAAAAACTACAATAGTTTGGTTAAGTTCGATAATAACTCAACAAATTTTAATGACAACCAGCCGAATTTTAATTCAACTTTTAACAATAATGGAAGTGGATTTGCCAAAGGAATAGATATTTTTTGGAGACAAAATGGAAAAATTAAAAACACCGATTATTGGATTTCTTATTCGTATTTAGATACAGAAAGAGATTACAGAAATTACCCAAATGCTGCAAGACCAAACTTTGCATCGAAACATAATTTATCAGTTGTTGCCAAACATTTTATTACAGATTGGAAAAGTCAAGTTGGGTTGAGTTATCAATTTGCCTCTGGTAGAAATTACACAAACCCCAATGAGTCAGGTTTTTTAAATAACCAAACCAAAAATTTTAATAATTTAAGTTTCAATTGGACGTATTTAATAGACCAGCAGAAATTCTTATATTTCTCTGTAAACAACGTTTTGGGTACAAAAAACGTCTTTGGTTACAACTATAAAAACACCCCAGATATAAACGGAAATTTCGAAAGACAAGCAAGAATTCCTAATGCAGATAGTTTCTTTTTCGTAGGTTTCTTCTGGACAATTAGCGACGATAATAAATCGAATCAGTTAGATAATTTATAA
- a CDS encoding DUF2141 domain-containing protein, producing MKKLLLTITIIFGGIFATNAQETTFHLTVNISGLDSNKGKILIALYNEEGQFLKKRFKSGIAKITDKKATYTLKDIPKGEYAVSFFHDENDNDKMDTNFFGIPKEDYGCSNNARGFMGPPKYKDAKFQLSENKTISIEI from the coding sequence ATGAAAAAATTACTTTTAACAATAACCATAATTTTCGGAGGAATTTTTGCCACAAATGCACAAGAAACAACATTCCATTTAACGGTTAATATTTCTGGATTAGACTCTAATAAAGGAAAAATTTTAATTGCTTTATATAACGAAGAAGGTCAGTTTTTAAAAAAACGTTTTAAAAGCGGAATTGCAAAAATTACCGATAAAAAAGCAACTTATACTTTAAAAGATATTCCAAAAGGAGAATATGCTGTTTCTTTTTTTCATGATGAAAACGATAACGATAAAATGGACACAAATTTCTTCGGAATTCCAAAAGAAGATTATGGTTGTTCTAATAATGCAAGAGGTTTTATGGGACCTCCAAAATACAAAGACGCAAAATTTCAATTGTCAGAAAATAAAACAATTAGTATAGAGATATAA